In Aquimarina spinulae, a single window of DNA contains:
- a CDS encoding DUF5522 domain-containing protein, which yields MDNPKKVLTPKEGDYYITPEGYRCFTEQYHLRRGYCCESGCRHCPYGYDKKTNSYSKK from the coding sequence ATGGACAATCCTAAAAAAGTATTAACTCCAAAAGAAGGGGATTATTATATTACCCCAGAAGGGTATCGTTGTTTTACAGAACAATATCACTTAAGGAGAGGCTATTGTTGTGAAAGTGGTTGCAGACATTGCCCGTATGGTTATGATAAAAAAACAAATAGTTATTCTAAAAAATAG
- a CDS encoding DUF4136 domain-containing protein, whose protein sequence is MKLFSLLSLILIITLSSCSTVRVASDYDKQADFNTYKSFAFYKPGIDKAEISDLDKKRILRAIEADMTSKGFAKSANPDVLVSIFTKTKENVNIYQNNFGWGYGWGWNPWFWGAGYNTVSTTTEGTLYIDLIDASKKELVWQGMGSAALTKNVNKKQEKMNEIVTAILEKYPPQEQ, encoded by the coding sequence ATGAAACTTTTTTCACTTTTATCATTAATCCTTATCATAACTCTTAGTTCTTGCTCCACAGTGCGCGTTGCTTCGGATTATGATAAGCAGGCTGATTTTAACACCTATAAAAGCTTTGCATTTTACAAGCCTGGAATCGACAAAGCAGAAATTAGCGATCTCGACAAAAAACGTATCCTGCGTGCTATCGAAGCAGATATGACCTCAAAAGGTTTTGCTAAATCAGCAAATCCAGATGTACTCGTAAGTATTTTTACAAAAACTAAGGAAAATGTAAACATCTATCAAAATAACTTCGGATGGGGTTATGGATGGGGGTGGAATCCATGGTTCTGGGGAGCTGGATACAATACTGTTTCTACGACTACAGAAGGCACTCTTTATATAGATCTTATTGATGCCTCTAAAAAGGAATTGGTCTGGCAAGGAATGGGTTCTGCAGCATTAACCAAGAACGTGAACAAAAAGCAAGAAAAAATGAATGAGATTGTTACTGCAATCTTAGAAAAATATCCACCACAGGAACAATAA
- a CDS encoding DUF4230 domain-containing protein, which translates to MRNFLLGALLTALLVFGIKYIIDQSNTQKTEVASSGLILDQIKNVGKLVVTEGHFSDIITYKNDKTYFNVISSKKKIIVMVNANVQVSYDLRKIEHIIDQETKTLTITEIPAAEVNINPEIKYHDIEEGIINKFNPEDHNAIRKIVLEGLNKKVQKSALVTNSQNRLISELQKLYILTNSLGWTLKYKDTTIDSQIGIQEFIH; encoded by the coding sequence ATGCGTAATTTTCTACTCGGTGCACTTTTAACAGCACTCCTGGTGTTTGGAATAAAATATATTATTGATCAATCTAATACCCAAAAAACAGAAGTAGCATCTTCTGGTCTGATTCTGGATCAAATCAAAAACGTAGGTAAACTGGTAGTTACAGAAGGACACTTTTCTGATATCATTACCTATAAAAATGATAAGACTTATTTTAATGTAATCTCATCAAAGAAAAAAATAATTGTAATGGTTAATGCTAATGTACAGGTCTCTTATGATTTAAGAAAAATTGAGCATATTATCGATCAAGAAACAAAAACGCTAACCATTACAGAAATCCCAGCGGCAGAGGTTAATATTAATCCCGAAATAAAATATCATGATATCGAAGAAGGGATCATTAATAAATTTAATCCCGAAGATCATAATGCTATACGTAAAATAGTACTGGAAGGATTAAATAAAAAAGTACAAAAATCTGCACTCGTTACCAATTCGCAAAATCGACTCATTAGTGAATTGCAGAAACTATATATCCTTACTAATTCTCTGGGTTGGACATTAAAATATAAGGATACAACGATAGACAGTCAAATAGGTATTCAAGAATTTATACATTAA